The Zonotrichia albicollis isolate bZonAlb1 chromosome 6, bZonAlb1.hap1, whole genome shotgun sequence genome window below encodes:
- the CFL2 gene encoding cofilin-2 isoform X1: protein MASGVTVNDEVIKVFNDMKVRKSSTPEEIKKRKKAVLFCLSDDKKQIIVEEAKQILVGDIGDTVEDPYTAFVKLLPLNDCRYALYDATYETKESKKEDLVFIFWAPESAPLKSKMIYASSKDAIKKKFTGIKHEWQVNGLDDIKDRSTLGEKLGGNVVVSLEGKPL from the exons ATG GCTTCTGGAGTAACAGTGAACGATGAAGTCATAAAGGTTTTTAATGACATGAAAGTAAGGAAATCTTCAACCCcagaagagattaaaaaaagaaagaaagccgTTCTCTTCTGCTTAAGTGATgacaaaaaacaaataattGTAGAGGAGGCAAAGCAGATATTGGTTGGTGACATTGGTGATACTGTGGAGGACCCCTACACAGCCTTTGTGAAGTTGCTACCTTTGAATGATTGCCGATACGCTTTGTATGATGCCACATACGAGACAAAGGAATCTAAGAAAGAAGACCTGGTATTTATATTCTG ggcTCCTGAAAGTGCACCTTTAAAAAGCAAGATGATCTACGCAAGCTCTAAAGATgccattaaaaagaaatttacaG GTATTAAACATGAGTGGCAAGTAAATGGTTTGGATGATATTAAGGACCGTTCAACACTTGGAGAGAAATTGGGAGGCAACGTGGTAGTTTCACTTGAAGGAAAACCCTTATAA
- the CFL2 gene encoding cofilin-2 isoform X2 yields MKVRKSSTPEEIKKRKKAVLFCLSDDKKQIIVEEAKQILVGDIGDTVEDPYTAFVKLLPLNDCRYALYDATYETKESKKEDLVFIFWAPESAPLKSKMIYASSKDAIKKKFTGIKHEWQVNGLDDIKDRSTLGEKLGGNVVVSLEGKPL; encoded by the exons ATGAAAGTAAGGAAATCTTCAACCCcagaagagattaaaaaaagaaagaaagccgTTCTCTTCTGCTTAAGTGATgacaaaaaacaaataattGTAGAGGAGGCAAAGCAGATATTGGTTGGTGACATTGGTGATACTGTGGAGGACCCCTACACAGCCTTTGTGAAGTTGCTACCTTTGAATGATTGCCGATACGCTTTGTATGATGCCACATACGAGACAAAGGAATCTAAGAAAGAAGACCTGGTATTTATATTCTG ggcTCCTGAAAGTGCACCTTTAAAAAGCAAGATGATCTACGCAAGCTCTAAAGATgccattaaaaagaaatttacaG GTATTAAACATGAGTGGCAAGTAAATGGTTTGGATGATATTAAGGACCGTTCAACACTTGGAGAGAAATTGGGAGGCAACGTGGTAGTTTCACTTGAAGGAAAACCCTTATAA